From Drosophila subpulchrella strain 33 F10 #4 breed RU33 unplaced genomic scaffold, RU_Dsub_v1.1 Primary Assembly Seq354, whole genome shotgun sequence, the proteins below share one genomic window:
- the LOC119560511 gene encoding uncharacterized protein LOC119560511 has product MPVLELFIVMDNVYHGLRRCFGPEKPTRISKWPANNPLKKLEKRRRRIMKNKRVSRLSRRNHFPSNEESKESVITSSELKEYFTCGKFPVPIALSHEPAIAPSKDLLNRRRLQNRPLMLNARQVFQVQWGGWWQRCWPTLVAASMQMSCGSSVLCHSLLGLYDDDEYDPPIVLLMCYFGQAFKKLCKQADLAICSNGHGPNYITTSAAMELIDIRDFFQQINNALVDYLLRVASVSEIYTSQSLE; this is encoded by the exons ATGCCAGTACTGGAATTGTTTATTGTTATGGACAATGTCTATCATGGATTGCGACGTTGCTTTGGACCTGAGAA GCCTACTAGAATATCCAAATGGCCAGCTAATAATCCTCTcaaaaaattggaaaaacGCCGTCGCAGGATAATGAAGAATAAACGCGTGTCGCGACTTTCGCGAAGGAATCACTTCCCGAGCAACGAAGAAAGCAAAGAGAGTGTTATTACCTCATCTGAACTAAAGGAGTATTTCACCTGTGGAAAATTCCCCGTACCGATTGCTCTGAGCCATGAACCAGCCATAGCCCCTTCGAAAGATCTGCTAAATCGCCGGCGTCTCCAAAACCGCCCGCTGATGTTGAATGCCCGCCAGGTTTTTCAAGTTCAGTGGGGCGGTTGGTGGCAAAGGTGCTGGCCCACTCTTGTGGCAGCCAGTATGCAG ATGAGCTGCGGATCCTCGGTCCTTTGCCATTCGCTGTTGGGGCTGTACGATGACGACGAATACGATCCACCAATCGTGCTGCTCATGTGTTACTTCGGACAGGCCTTTAAAAAG CTTTGCAAACAGGCAGATTTGGCCATTTGCAGTAATGGTCATGGGCCCAATTACATCACCACCTCGGCAGCCATGGAATTGATCGACATCCGCGACTTTTTTCAGCAAATCAACAATGCCTTGGTGGACTATCTCCTCAGGGTCGCTTCCgtttccgagatatacacAAGCCAGTCTCTGGAATAG
- the LOC119559747 gene encoding calcium uptake protein 3, mitochondrial isoform X4, translated as MASAVARLTVKSGAIIAQRSCVGVAVGRSVRFASSSSQSSGIRGHKSRRLLTFVGGSAVSLAALAAFIKLRSAENPVNAVSLKRRMRDDSELENVKLTARERRFIKFASVEFDDQLYMTPQDFLDSVVEQEPRPRLKRRQLSSDEVDKYKENTPALKKGSTRLFRNLRDKGIISYTEYLFLLSILTKPKSGFRIAFNMFDTDGNQRVDKDEFLVIISILAGALKDTQNVDPQTKQILSRLVSYDEQSQMMKPMAVPQAKRGLGYVNDGEGLQRRHMVATTLQLHFFGKRGTGVINYDNFYRFMDNLQTEVLELEFHEFSKGNSVISELDFAKILLRYTYLATDEYDVFLERLLERVKDEKGISFHDFRDFCHFLNNLDDFTIAMRMYTLADRAISKDEFSRAVKICTGYSLSPHLIDTVFAIFDADGDGLLSYKEFIAIMKDRLHRGFKSVAKSEGWDAFKYCVRNEMKTMMKSAN; from the exons ATGGCGAGTGCTGTGGCTAGATTAACGGTTAAAAGTGGCGCTATAATCGCCCAGCGATCctgtgtgggcgtggcagttgGCCGATCGGTCAGATTTGCCAGCAGTTCGTCGCAATCCAGCGGAATTCGGGGCCACAAATCGCGACGTCTGCTAACTTTTGTGGGCGGCAGTGCCGTTTCTTTGGCCGCCTTGGCGGCTTTCATTAAGTTGCGATCCGCGGAAAACCCAGTGAATGCAGTTAGCCTTAAAAGACGCATG CGCGACGATAGCGAGCTGGAGAATGTGAAGCTCACGGCCCGGGAACGCCGGTTCATTAAGTTTGCCTCCGTGGAGTTCGACGATCAGCTCTACATGACCCCGCAGGACTTTCTGGACTCTGTGGTGGAGCAGGAACCCAGAC CTCGTCTTAAACGTCGCCAGCTCTCCAGCGATGAGGTGGACAAATACAAGGAAAACACACCTGCTTTGAAGAAGGGTTCAACACGTCTATTTCGCAATCTAAGAGACAAAG GCATTATCTCCTACacggaatatttatttttgctctCTATTCTAACAA AGCCCAAATCTGGCTTCCGCATTGCCTTTAACATGTTCGACACCGATGGAAATCAGCGGGTGGACAAGGACGAGTTTCTAGTG ATAATTTCCATTTTGGCCGGCGCTTTGAAAGACACTCAAAATGTCGATCCACAAACCAAGCAAATT CTATCGCGTTTAGTTTCCTACGATGAGCAAAGTCAAATGATGAAACCCATGGCAGTGCCTCAAGCGAAGAGGGGTCTA GGCTATGTAAACGATGGCGAGGGACTGCAGCGACGTCATATGGTGGCCACCACCCTGCAGCTGCACTTCTTTGGGAAACGGGGCACTGGGGTGATCAACTATGACAACTTCTACCGCTTCATGGACAACCTGCAGACGGAGGTGCTCGAACTGGAGTTCCACGAGTTCTCCAAGGGCAACAGTGTCATAAGCGAACTGGACTTTGCTAAAATCCTGCTGCGGTACACATACCTGGCCACGGATGAGTATGATGTCTTCCTGGAGCGCCTGCTCGAGCGGGTCAAGGATGAGAAGGGCATATCCTTCCATGACTTCCGGGACTTTTGCCATTTCCTAAACAATTTAGATGATTTTACGATCGCCATGAGGATGTATACCCTAGCCGATCGGGCCATTTCAAAAg ATGAATTCTCGCGCGCTGTGAAGATCTGCACCGGCTATAGTCTCAGTCCCCACTTGATCGACACCGTGTTTGCCATCTTCGATGCGGATGGCGATGGCCTGTTGTCCTACAAGGAGTTCATAGCCATCATGAAGGATCGCCTGCATCGCGGCTTTAAA TCCGTGGCCAAATCGGAGGGCTGGGATGCCTTCAAGTACTGTGTACGCAACGAGATGAAAACCATGATGAAGTCGGCCAATTAA
- the LOC119559747 gene encoding calcium uptake protein 3, mitochondrial isoform X3, whose amino-acid sequence MASAVARLTVKSGAIIAQRSCVGVAVGRSVRFASSSSQSSGIRGHKSRRLLTFVGGSAVSLAALAAFIKLRSAENPVNAVSLKRRMRDDSELENVKLTARERRFIKFASVEFDDQLYMTPQDFLDSVVEQEPRPRLKRRQLSSDEVDKYKENTPALKKGSTRLFRNLRDKGIISYTEYLFLLSILTKPKSGFRIAFNMFDTDGNQRVDKDEFLVIISILAGALKDTQNVDPQTKQIMERIFSGAWKEKHGGQESEEELESSTPTPLEGYVNDGEGLQRRHMVATTLQLHFFGKRGTGVINYDNFYRFMDNLQTEVLELEFHEFSKGNSVISELDFAKILLRYTYLATDEYDVFLERLLERVKDEKGISFHDFRDFCHFLNNLDDFTIAMRMYTLADRAISKDEFSRAVKICTGYSLSPHLIDTVFAIFDADGDGLLSYKEFIAIMKDRLHRGFKSVAKSEGWDAFKYCVRNEMKTMMKSAN is encoded by the exons ATGGCGAGTGCTGTGGCTAGATTAACGGTTAAAAGTGGCGCTATAATCGCCCAGCGATCctgtgtgggcgtggcagttgGCCGATCGGTCAGATTTGCCAGCAGTTCGTCGCAATCCAGCGGAATTCGGGGCCACAAATCGCGACGTCTGCTAACTTTTGTGGGCGGCAGTGCCGTTTCTTTGGCCGCCTTGGCGGCTTTCATTAAGTTGCGATCCGCGGAAAACCCAGTGAATGCAGTTAGCCTTAAAAGACGCATG CGCGACGATAGCGAGCTGGAGAATGTGAAGCTCACGGCCCGGGAACGCCGGTTCATTAAGTTTGCCTCCGTGGAGTTCGACGATCAGCTCTACATGACCCCGCAGGACTTTCTGGACTCTGTGGTGGAGCAGGAACCCAGAC CTCGTCTTAAACGTCGCCAGCTCTCCAGCGATGAGGTGGACAAATACAAGGAAAACACACCTGCTTTGAAGAAGGGTTCAACACGTCTATTTCGCAATCTAAGAGACAAAG GCATTATCTCCTACacggaatatttatttttgctctCTATTCTAACAA AGCCCAAATCTGGCTTCCGCATTGCCTTTAACATGTTCGACACCGATGGAAATCAGCGGGTGGACAAGGACGAGTTTCTAGTG ATAATTTCCATTTTGGCCGGCGCTTTGAAAGACACTCAAAATGTCGATCCACAAACCAAGCAAATT ATGGAGCGCATTTTCAGCGGTGCTTGGAAGGAGAAGCACGGCGGACAAGAGTCGGAGGAGGAGCTCGAGTCCTCCACGCCCACTCCCCTGGAG GGCTATGTAAACGATGGCGAGGGACTGCAGCGACGTCATATGGTGGCCACCACCCTGCAGCTGCACTTCTTTGGGAAACGGGGCACTGGGGTGATCAACTATGACAACTTCTACCGCTTCATGGACAACCTGCAGACGGAGGTGCTCGAACTGGAGTTCCACGAGTTCTCCAAGGGCAACAGTGTCATAAGCGAACTGGACTTTGCTAAAATCCTGCTGCGGTACACATACCTGGCCACGGATGAGTATGATGTCTTCCTGGAGCGCCTGCTCGAGCGGGTCAAGGATGAGAAGGGCATATCCTTCCATGACTTCCGGGACTTTTGCCATTTCCTAAACAATTTAGATGATTTTACGATCGCCATGAGGATGTATACCCTAGCCGATCGGGCCATTTCAAAAg ATGAATTCTCGCGCGCTGTGAAGATCTGCACCGGCTATAGTCTCAGTCCCCACTTGATCGACACCGTGTTTGCCATCTTCGATGCGGATGGCGATGGCCTGTTGTCCTACAAGGAGTTCATAGCCATCATGAAGGATCGCCTGCATCGCGGCTTTAAA TCCGTGGCCAAATCGGAGGGCTGGGATGCCTTCAAGTACTGTGTACGCAACGAGATGAAAACCATGATGAAGTCGGCCAATTAA
- the LOC119559747 gene encoding calcium uptake protein 3, mitochondrial isoform X1 yields MASAVARLTVKSGAIIAQRSCVGVAVGRSVRFASSSSQSSGIRGHKSRRLLTFVGGSAVSLAALAAFIKLRSAENPVNAVSLKRRMRDDSELENVKLTARERRFIKFASVEFDDQLYMTPQDFLDSVVEQEPRPRLKRRQLSSDEVDKYKENTPALKKGSTRLFRNLRDKGIISYTEYLFLLSILTKPKSGFRIAFNMFDTDGNQRVDKDEFLVIISILAGALKDTQNVDPQTKQILSRLVSYDEQSQMMKPMAVPQAKRGLMERIFSGAWKEKHGGQESEEELESSTPTPLEQGYVNDGEGLQRRHMVATTLQLHFFGKRGTGVINYDNFYRFMDNLQTEVLELEFHEFSKGNSVISELDFAKILLRYTYLATDEYDVFLERLLERVKDEKGISFHDFRDFCHFLNNLDDFTIAMRMYTLADRAISKDEFSRAVKICTGYSLSPHLIDTVFAIFDADGDGLLSYKEFIAIMKDRLHRGFKSVAKSEGWDAFKYCVRNEMKTMMKSAN; encoded by the exons ATGGCGAGTGCTGTGGCTAGATTAACGGTTAAAAGTGGCGCTATAATCGCCCAGCGATCctgtgtgggcgtggcagttgGCCGATCGGTCAGATTTGCCAGCAGTTCGTCGCAATCCAGCGGAATTCGGGGCCACAAATCGCGACGTCTGCTAACTTTTGTGGGCGGCAGTGCCGTTTCTTTGGCCGCCTTGGCGGCTTTCATTAAGTTGCGATCCGCGGAAAACCCAGTGAATGCAGTTAGCCTTAAAAGACGCATG CGCGACGATAGCGAGCTGGAGAATGTGAAGCTCACGGCCCGGGAACGCCGGTTCATTAAGTTTGCCTCCGTGGAGTTCGACGATCAGCTCTACATGACCCCGCAGGACTTTCTGGACTCTGTGGTGGAGCAGGAACCCAGAC CTCGTCTTAAACGTCGCCAGCTCTCCAGCGATGAGGTGGACAAATACAAGGAAAACACACCTGCTTTGAAGAAGGGTTCAACACGTCTATTTCGCAATCTAAGAGACAAAG GCATTATCTCCTACacggaatatttatttttgctctCTATTCTAACAA AGCCCAAATCTGGCTTCCGCATTGCCTTTAACATGTTCGACACCGATGGAAATCAGCGGGTGGACAAGGACGAGTTTCTAGTG ATAATTTCCATTTTGGCCGGCGCTTTGAAAGACACTCAAAATGTCGATCCACAAACCAAGCAAATT CTATCGCGTTTAGTTTCCTACGATGAGCAAAGTCAAATGATGAAACCCATGGCAGTGCCTCAAGCGAAGAGGGGTCTA ATGGAGCGCATTTTCAGCGGTGCTTGGAAGGAGAAGCACGGCGGACAAGAGTCGGAGGAGGAGCTCGAGTCCTCCACGCCCACTCCCCTGGAG CAGGGCTATGTAAACGATGGCGAGGGACTGCAGCGACGTCATATGGTGGCCACCACCCTGCAGCTGCACTTCTTTGGGAAACGGGGCACTGGGGTGATCAACTATGACAACTTCTACCGCTTCATGGACAACCTGCAGACGGAGGTGCTCGAACTGGAGTTCCACGAGTTCTCCAAGGGCAACAGTGTCATAAGCGAACTGGACTTTGCTAAAATCCTGCTGCGGTACACATACCTGGCCACGGATGAGTATGATGTCTTCCTGGAGCGCCTGCTCGAGCGGGTCAAGGATGAGAAGGGCATATCCTTCCATGACTTCCGGGACTTTTGCCATTTCCTAAACAATTTAGATGATTTTACGATCGCCATGAGGATGTATACCCTAGCCGATCGGGCCATTTCAAAAg ATGAATTCTCGCGCGCTGTGAAGATCTGCACCGGCTATAGTCTCAGTCCCCACTTGATCGACACCGTGTTTGCCATCTTCGATGCGGATGGCGATGGCCTGTTGTCCTACAAGGAGTTCATAGCCATCATGAAGGATCGCCTGCATCGCGGCTTTAAA TCCGTGGCCAAATCGGAGGGCTGGGATGCCTTCAAGTACTGTGTACGCAACGAGATGAAAACCATGATGAAGTCGGCCAATTAA
- the LOC119559747 gene encoding calcium uptake protein 3, mitochondrial isoform X2 — translation MASAVARLTVKSGAIIAQRSCVGVAVGRSVRFASSSSQSSGIRGHKSRRLLTFVGGSAVSLAALAAFIKLRSAENPVNAVSLKRRMRDDSELENVKLTARERRFIKFASVEFDDQLYMTPQDFLDSVVEQEPRPRLKRRQLSSDEVDKYKENTPALKKGSTRLFRNLRDKGIISYTEYLFLLSILTKPKSGFRIAFNMFDTDGNQRVDKDEFLVIISILAGALKDTQNVDPQTKQILSRLVSYDEQSQMMKPMAVPQAKRGLMERIFSGAWKEKHGGQESEEELESSTPTPLEGYVNDGEGLQRRHMVATTLQLHFFGKRGTGVINYDNFYRFMDNLQTEVLELEFHEFSKGNSVISELDFAKILLRYTYLATDEYDVFLERLLERVKDEKGISFHDFRDFCHFLNNLDDFTIAMRMYTLADRAISKDEFSRAVKICTGYSLSPHLIDTVFAIFDADGDGLLSYKEFIAIMKDRLHRGFKSVAKSEGWDAFKYCVRNEMKTMMKSAN, via the exons ATGGCGAGTGCTGTGGCTAGATTAACGGTTAAAAGTGGCGCTATAATCGCCCAGCGATCctgtgtgggcgtggcagttgGCCGATCGGTCAGATTTGCCAGCAGTTCGTCGCAATCCAGCGGAATTCGGGGCCACAAATCGCGACGTCTGCTAACTTTTGTGGGCGGCAGTGCCGTTTCTTTGGCCGCCTTGGCGGCTTTCATTAAGTTGCGATCCGCGGAAAACCCAGTGAATGCAGTTAGCCTTAAAAGACGCATG CGCGACGATAGCGAGCTGGAGAATGTGAAGCTCACGGCCCGGGAACGCCGGTTCATTAAGTTTGCCTCCGTGGAGTTCGACGATCAGCTCTACATGACCCCGCAGGACTTTCTGGACTCTGTGGTGGAGCAGGAACCCAGAC CTCGTCTTAAACGTCGCCAGCTCTCCAGCGATGAGGTGGACAAATACAAGGAAAACACACCTGCTTTGAAGAAGGGTTCAACACGTCTATTTCGCAATCTAAGAGACAAAG GCATTATCTCCTACacggaatatttatttttgctctCTATTCTAACAA AGCCCAAATCTGGCTTCCGCATTGCCTTTAACATGTTCGACACCGATGGAAATCAGCGGGTGGACAAGGACGAGTTTCTAGTG ATAATTTCCATTTTGGCCGGCGCTTTGAAAGACACTCAAAATGTCGATCCACAAACCAAGCAAATT CTATCGCGTTTAGTTTCCTACGATGAGCAAAGTCAAATGATGAAACCCATGGCAGTGCCTCAAGCGAAGAGGGGTCTA ATGGAGCGCATTTTCAGCGGTGCTTGGAAGGAGAAGCACGGCGGACAAGAGTCGGAGGAGGAGCTCGAGTCCTCCACGCCCACTCCCCTGGAG GGCTATGTAAACGATGGCGAGGGACTGCAGCGACGTCATATGGTGGCCACCACCCTGCAGCTGCACTTCTTTGGGAAACGGGGCACTGGGGTGATCAACTATGACAACTTCTACCGCTTCATGGACAACCTGCAGACGGAGGTGCTCGAACTGGAGTTCCACGAGTTCTCCAAGGGCAACAGTGTCATAAGCGAACTGGACTTTGCTAAAATCCTGCTGCGGTACACATACCTGGCCACGGATGAGTATGATGTCTTCCTGGAGCGCCTGCTCGAGCGGGTCAAGGATGAGAAGGGCATATCCTTCCATGACTTCCGGGACTTTTGCCATTTCCTAAACAATTTAGATGATTTTACGATCGCCATGAGGATGTATACCCTAGCCGATCGGGCCATTTCAAAAg ATGAATTCTCGCGCGCTGTGAAGATCTGCACCGGCTATAGTCTCAGTCCCCACTTGATCGACACCGTGTTTGCCATCTTCGATGCGGATGGCGATGGCCTGTTGTCCTACAAGGAGTTCATAGCCATCATGAAGGATCGCCTGCATCGCGGCTTTAAA TCCGTGGCCAAATCGGAGGGCTGGGATGCCTTCAAGTACTGTGTACGCAACGAGATGAAAACCATGATGAAGTCGGCCAATTAA
- the LOC119559746 gene encoding serine/threonine-protein kinase/endoribonuclease IRE1 gives MRFCVVISCCVLFLLASGPIASALAKAKQADSAEVVSSGEDEKTDCTDLARDEEALMVFSTLGGGLTAIDPVTSEIRWTIADDPPIVAEPQENVQVPHFLPDPRDGSIYQLGQMGSLKKLPYTIPQLVANAPCRSSDGILYSGKKSDTWYMVDPKTGRREKVMGFGDATMDGKEGEQIGWATSRAIYLGRTQYTVMMYDSLAKNKNAKPWNITFYDYNAVSAPPELAKEYEYIHLTTTSNGQIVTLDRKHGKFLWQRDLSSPVVAAFLLGPDGLLSVPFTTVSDEAYQAILEESKTGNVNTVKLFQSLYVGEHQKGLYALPSLVDKNTPRISTSPPIKLLDGPTGEQNSNQDTDPRTVYIKDVLQEHPGIMLGHYNMPNEGNGNLQLSPTPSGSKGVHSLATIHNYNDGYGLLANNEKNAADIGVQTDPELVEIGIDQRTNGNTINRTKTIILQNSNKVQAFINEWFMEHPSGKVHQILIVIVLGMIALFWYTCSTMRELQKQSENGSKTFAIAQNGSNGSTGSNGSNTSAEDLVDLGNGQVRVGKISFSTNEVLGKGCEGTFVFKGTFEERFVAVKRLLPECFTFADREVALLRESDAHENVVRYFCTEQDRQFRYIAVELCAATLQDYTEGDRSLELQNHIDVWQVLSQASAGLSHLHSLDIVHRDIKPQNVLISLPDAKGKVRVMISDFGLCKKLNFGKTSFSRRSGVTGTDGWIAPEMMRSQRTTTAVDIFSLGCVYYYVLSGGHHAFGDNLKRQANILSHEYNLAKLRTEDDSEVSRIILAEQLISDMIHKDPQSRPPARCIGNHPLFWDEPKMLSFLQDVSDRVEKLQLHAEPLKSLEKNGKIVVLDDWNMHLDPMITDDLRKYRGYMGASVRDLLRALRNKKHHYHELTPAAQEMLGCIPHEFTNYWVDRFPQLISHAYHAFSICSNEPIFKPYYSAGYHFSRPWYFDADDALFPMLMRDPKPLPKIGSPKKTPPPASSQAQQLKQRKGLYNFRKPSDELPIAGVGLQRNMELDGQPLDSDGKRDVFANFKFRRYSKPGNNRNYNGGHKDTQEKEKYVSWTLPPSTQD, from the exons ATCCTCCCATTGTAGCAGAACCCCAGGAGAATGTGCAGGTCCCACACTTTCTGCCCGATCCTCGAGATGGCAGCATTTACCAGCTGGGTCAGATGGGGAGCCTCAAAAAACTACCGTATACAATTCCCCAGCTGGTGGCCAATGCCCCCTGCCGCTCCTCCGATGGAATCCTTTACTCCGGTAAGAAGAGCGACACGTGGTATATGGTGGATCCCAAGACGGGTAGGAGGGAGAAAGTCATGGGATTCGGAGATGCCACCATGGATGGCAAAGAAGGGGAGCAAATTGGCTGGGCCACATCACGGGCCATATATCTCGGTCGGACTCAGTACACTGTTATGATGTACGACAGCCTGGCCAAGAACAAGAATGCCAAGCCCTGGAATATCACTTTCTACGACTACAATGCTGTGAGTGCTCCTCCAGAGTTGGCCAAGGAATATG AATACATTCATCTGACCACTACCAGCAATGGCCAAATAGTGACCTTGGATCGCAAACATGGTAAATTTCTGTGGCAACGGGATTTGAGCAGTCCAGTGGTGGCCGCTTTCCTCTTGGGTCCAGATGGCCTACTCAGCGTGCCATTCACCACGGTTTCCGATGAGGCTTATCAGGCCATACTAGAGGAGTCAAAGACAGGGAATGTGAATACCGTGAAGCTATT CCAATCACTTTATGTGGGCGAGCACCAAAAGGGCTTGTACGCCCTGCCGTCGCTGGTGGACAAGAACACTCCTCGGATTTCCACATCACCACCCATAAAACTTCTCGACGGACCTACTGGAGAGCAGAACAGTAATCAGGATACCGATCCTCGTACTGTTTACATTAAAGATGTCCTGCAAGAGCATCCAGGCATCATGTTGGGCCACTACAATATGCCCAATGAGGGTAATGGCAACCTCCAGCTGTCACCAACGCCATCTGGCAGTAAGGGGGTCCACAGTTTGGCCACCATTCACAACTATAACGATGGCTACGGTCTACTGGCCAATAATGAAAAGAATGCCGCCGACATTGGCGTGCAAACGGATCCAGAGCTAGTCGAAATTGGCATTGATCAGCGTACAAATGGAAACACCATTAACCGGACAAAGACAATAATTCTGCAGAACAGCAATAAGGTGCAGGCATTTATCAACGAGTGGTTTATGGAGCATCCTAGCGGAAAGGTGCATCAAATATTGATAGTCATCGTTCTGGGCATGATTGCCCTGTTCTGGTATACCTGCAGCACCATGAGGGAGTTGCAAAAGCAGAGCGAGAATGGTTCCAAAACCTTTGCCATAGCACAGAATGGTTCCAATGGAAGCACCGGCAGCAATGGAAGCAATACGAGTGCCGAGGACCTAGTGGACTTGGGTAATGGTCAGGTGCGAGTGGGCAAAATCAGCTTCAGCACAAACGAGGTGCTGGGCAAGGGCTGCGAGGGTACTTTCGTCTTTAAGGGAACCTTCGAGGAGCGTTTCGTTGCCGTAAAACGACTACTGCCCGAGTGCTTCACCTTCGCTGACCGCGAAGTGGCTCTTTTACGGGAATCGGATGCTCACGAAAATGTAGTGCGGTACTTCTGTACCGAACAGGATCGCCAGTTCCGGTACATAGCCGTCGAACTATGCGCTGCCACTCTGCAGGATTACACCGAAGGAGATCGCTCGTTGGAATTGCAAAATCACATCGATGTTTGGCAAGTGTTGAGCCAAGCTTCAGCTGGATTGAGTCATCTGCACTCCCTCGACATTGTGCATCGCGACATTAAGCCACAGAATGTTCTGATTTCGCTACCAGATGCCAAGGGCAAAGTCCGTGTAATGATCTCCGATTTTGGACTTTGCAAGAAGCTGAATTTTGGCAAGACCAGTTTTTCTCGCCGATCGGGTGTGACTGGCACCGATGGATGGATAGCCCCGGAAATGATGCGATCCCAGCGAACG acaaCTGCTGTGGATATCTTCTCACTAGGCTGTGTCTATTACTATGTGCTGAGTGGGGGTCACCACGCCTTTGGAGACAATCTGAAGCGCCAGGCTAATATACTCTCGCATGAGTACAATCTGGCTAAGCTGCGTACAGAAGACGACAGCGAAGTCAGCCGAATT ATACTTGCTGAACAACTAATATCAGACATGATACACAAGGATCCGCAATCACGTCCGCCTGCTCGCTGTATTGGCAACCATCCGCTGTTCTGGGATGAGCCCAAAATGCTATCGTTCCTGCAGGATGTCAGTGACCGCGTGGAAAAGTTGCAGCTCCATGCTGAGCCCCTCAAGTCGTTGGAGAAGAACGGAAAAATAGTCGTACTAGACGATTGGAATATGCATCTGGACCCCATGATTACAGATGATTTGAGGAAGTATCGCGGTTACATGGGCGCGAGTGTGAGAGACTTGCTTCGTGCTCTGCGCAACAAGAAGCATCACTATCACGAGCTGACACCGGCCGCCCAGGAGATGCTGGGCTGCATACCGCATGAGTTCACCAACTACTGGGTGGACCGTTTTCCGCAGCTCATATCACATGCCTATCACGCGTTCAGTATTTGCTCAAACGAGCCTATCTTCAAGCCGTACTACAGTGCTGGCTATCACTTCTCACGTCCGTGGTACTTCGACGCGGACGATGCTTTGTTCCCCATGCTGATGCGGGATCCTAAGCCGCTGCCAAAGATTGGTAGTCCGAAAAAGACGCCCCCGCCTGCCAGCAGCCAGGCTCAGCAGTTGAAGCAGAGGAAGGGGCTCTACAATTTCCGTAAGCCTAGCGATGAGCTGCCGATTGCCGGAGTCGGGCTGCAACGAAATATGGAGCTAGATGGCCAACCACTGGATTCGGACGGCAAACGTGATGTGTTTGCCAATTTCAAGTTTCGGCGCTACTCGAAGCCGGGAAACAATCGCAACTACAACGGTGGCCACAAGGACACACAGGAAAAGGAGAAGTACGTAAGCTGGACACTACCGCCTTCAACACAGGATTAG